The genomic DNA TCTCGAAACTGGAGCCGCTGGCGAAAGATCTGCCTCACCGCGCGCCGATGTAGGTACTGAGGAGGACGACGCCGCGGTCGGCCTGTGCCGCCTGCCCAGCGCGTGTCGGATACGTTACGGTCACCGAGATCTGACGCATCCCAGGCGCGCTCACCCCTGAGCAACCGGGAGCTTGGCCGCAGTCTCGAAGTCGCACGGCCCGACTGAACGCCTCGTGAGGTGCCGGCAAAGTAGGCTCGTCGGGAAACCGGACGGCCGCCTCGCTCAAAGGATCCTGGTCACGCTCGGCCAGCCCTACTGCATGCTTGACCTGCTCGAGACGCTGAGAAGCGAAGAAGATCGCCCTCGAACGGTGAGCGCCCTCGTGGACGCGGGAGGCGGCCAGCGGGAGCAAGGAGACCAGCGCGAGGAGACCGATCGACAGGATGGTGAGCGCGGCGAGAACTTCTACCAGGGTGAGTCCTTGCTGCGGTGCTGCCAGGTGTGCCTGCACGCGACCGGAACCTATGGCGTCGTGACGCGGCCTGATCCCGCGACGGTCACCGTCAACTGCTGACCGCTCACGGTGTCGGTCACCGTGTAGGTCGCGCCCGGATTGGCTGCTCCGAGATTCGTGAAGATCGCACCTGAGGTCGAAAGGGTGATGTTGTCCGGCAGCCGAATGGTGCTCGAGGAGCTGGTGAGACCGGCCACCGCGATGGCGGTCCCAGTGCAATTCGTCTGCAGGAACTGAACCGCCGTCGACGTCGATTTCACGCAGACCGGAGCGTTTTGCCGGATCGCCAACTGCCGCCCCTCGTTGAGATACGTCTTGACGACATCCGCCGCGGACCGCACGCGGGCGCTGCGGTAGTAGTTGATGAATGATGGCGCCGCGATGGCGGAGATGATCAGGATCATGGCCGTCGTGATGACGAGCTCTGCGAGGGAGTAGCCAGCCTGAGACCGGCTCAGGCAGCCGATGCCGCAGGAATCAACGGACGATCGTCGGCGCAGCATGGCGTTGAGAGACAGCAAGAAAGGGACCAAACTTTAATACCCCCTGCGCAGGCGGGCCCCTGAACACGCTGGCTCCGAGATCGCACCAAGAGTCAGAGAGGTGATTCGAAATCTAGCTTCGAATCCATACTTTACAGCCACTCCAAGCCGTTTGATTGTGGCGCATCGGCCTGCTGCACTGCAAGTCGACATAGACCGTATGTTGTTTGATGACGTTGCCCGTCACCCCAACCGACAAAACGCTCTTTCGAGAGTGCGATCACCAGGAACATATCGCGCCAAAACATCTCCTGACGTCAGCCCATCGACGCCGGCGAGTCAGGCTGCGAATTGCGCGAAGTACCAGGCGAGAACCGCGTCTCCGCAGAAGAGGCTGATCACGCCGCCGGCCGCGAGGAACGGGCCGAAGGGCAGGGGGTCCTTCCGTCCCTTTCTACCGGTGGCCAGGAGAGTTGCGGCCAAGGGGCCACCGATCAGGACCGAGAGGAGGATGCTCAACAGGACCAGCTTCCAACCCAGGA from Candidatus Methylomirabilota bacterium includes the following:
- a CDS encoding type II secretion system protein, coding for MLSLNAMLRRRSSVDSCGIGCLSRSQAGYSLAELVITTAMILIISAIAAPSFINYYRSARVRSAADVVKTYLNEGRQLAIRQNAPVCVKSTSTAVQFLQTNCTGTAIAVAGLTSSSSTIRLPDNITLSTSGAIFTNLGAANPGATYTVTDTVSGQQLTVTVAGSGRVTTP